One Candidatus Dormiibacterota bacterium genomic window, AACTGCTCGAGCATGATCATCAGGGGCATGTCGCCGATCGGGCCGGGGACGACCCGGTCGAGCGCCTCCGGGGTCAGCGCCGCGGTGGTGGCCGCGCGCGCCGCCACCCAGCCGGCCACCGGCCGGTCGCCGGCGAGCTCGCGGTTGCCGGGACGCTCGGCCGGGAGCGCGGTCCCGGACGCGAGCATGCCCACCATCCGCACCCCACCGATGACGTGGCCGGCGATGTCGACCGCCACCCACTCCGCGCAGGGGGAGGCGCTCTCCCAGCGGTCCGCGGGCACGGCGCGGAGCACCCGCTCGAAGCCGTCGAGCGCGGTGGTGTAGGCGGCCAGGGTGTCGCTCATCGGCGGATCGTAGCTCGGGGCCTACGCCACCGCCACCAGGTCGCCGTCGTCGCTCGCCCGGTCGCTGCGGCCGCCGCGCAGCGGCACCTCGCGGAGGATGACGATCGCCACCAGCGCCAGCGCGGCGGCGGCGAGGGAGAGCCAGAACAGCTCGGCCACCGAGGCCGCGAAGGCGTCGTGGATGCCGGCGACGATCCGCGCCACCAGCCCCTGCTGCGACGCGGGCAGCGCGGCGGA contains:
- a CDS encoding TIGR03086 family metal-binding protein produces the protein MSDTLAAYTTALDGFERVLRAVPADRWESASPCAEWVAVDIAGHVIGGVRMVGMLASGTALPAERPGNRELAGDRPVAGWVAARAATTAALTPEALDRVVPGPIGDMPLMIMLEQFMTGEVLVHTWDLARAAGVDVELDPALVEDTLTRWRAIDGGGMRSPRVFGPELPAPEGAARQEQLMAFLGRRV